The following are from one region of the Salvia splendens isolate huo1 chromosome 2, SspV2, whole genome shotgun sequence genome:
- the LOC121792296 gene encoding TBC1 domain family member 5 homolog B-like, producing the protein MDNPLSQNPDSMWGRFFKISELERMLDQDLTRLYPERDSYFQTSVCQGMLRRILLLWCLRNPEYGYRQGMHEILAPLLYVLHIDVENLSEVKRTYADHFVDKFDGFSFHENDLTYKFDFKKFSESQGDNNGFENTSAKASSLYEFDPEIQTTVLLNDAYGAEGELGIVLSEKFMEHDAYSMFDSLMSGSGGAIAMAKFYSHPSGKPHTGPPPVIEASSALYHLLYNVDSSLHSHLVELGVEPQYFALRWLRVLFGREFSLEELLVIWDEIFAHENTVSSPAVACDAESNFALLESPRGAFICAFAVSMILNLRSSLLATENATISLQRLLNFPDDTKLAKLLAKAKSLCAIGRDANKLTPVPIQSESYDRRKSNVTRGHSLSMDSSSTNTPPTVVPDSYWEEKWRVLHKEKGNKLSAGGDQVPNRRNGWSERVRLHLSRTESDPSPSKKNERTKIPKPFVRRSLLDDLARKLGADEDTKEDTVSDADVGIGGSVDVNREDVTDKNYESSSSAAGSEDNSSNFSEPSGPIHRSSDNVNEVERSSVASNSSMDENDARICVNGPECSPLPVSNPFDENENDTQMCVDNPECSHVYVSSHHDGGSSKSAGNDEAVGKLATGIKEIKHLSGKFQWLWKFGRNVNEGTSVRTVPEDAKACSNGIDQNNFVDISTADGCNCSSETSKGETVDQNLRVSWKNIGQSMIENIQVLESVFQQDRGGQVAGSSENLSKNGLVGKGQVTATAALKELRKISNLLSEM; encoded by the exons ATGGACAATCCACTATCCCAAAACCCAG ATAGCATGTGGGGTCGATTCTTCAAAATTTCTGAACTGGAGAGAATGTTGGATCAAGATTTGACGCGCTTGTATCCTGAAAGAGACAGCTATTTCCAGACAAGTGTATGCCAAGGCATGTTAAGGCGGATTTTGCTGCTCTGGTGCCTTAGAAACCCAGAATATGGCTACAGACAAG GTATGCATGAAATCTTGGCTCCCCTGTTATATGTTCTTCATATTGATGTGGAAAATCTGTCAGAAGTGAAAAGAACATATGCTGACCACTTTGTTGATAAATTTGATGGCTTCTCATTTCATGAAAATGACTTGACATACAAATTTGACTTCAAGAAATTCTCAGAGTCCCAGGGAGATAATAATGGATTTGAAAACACTTCTGCAAAAGCTAGTAGTCTCTATGAATTTGATCCTGAGATTCAAACTACAGTTTTACTAAATGATGCCTATGGAGCAGAAGGTGAACTTGGCATTGTCTTGTCTGAGAAATTTATGGAACATGATGCCTATTCCATGTTTGATTCTTTGATGAGTGGATCTGGTGGTGCCATAGCAATGGCCAAGTTTTACTCTCATCCTTCTGGGAAGCCACATACCGGACCCCCTCCTGTAATTGAAGCTTCTTCTGCCCTTTATCACTTGCTTTACAATGTTGATTCATCTCTTCATTCTCACCTTGTAGAGTTGGGAGTTGAACCCCAGTATTTTGCACTTCGCTGGCTACGGGTATTATTTGGACGTGAATTTTCTTTGGAAGAGCTTCTGGTAATCTGGGATGAAATTTTTGCACATGAAAATACGGTGTCTAGTCCTGCTGTTGCTTGTGATGCTGAATCCAACTTTGCACTTCTTGAGTCACCTAGGGGAGCATTCATATGCGCTTTTGCAGTTTCTATGATACTTAACTTGAGGTCTTCATTGCTTGCCACTGAGAATGCTACTATCTCTCTTCAGAGATTGTTGAATTTTCCTGATGATACTAAACTTGCAAAGCTATTGGCGAAGGCAAAATCCTTGTGTGCCATCGGCAGAGATGCAAACAAGTTAACCCCTGTGCCAATTCAATCAGAGTCATATGACAGAAGGAAGTCAAACGTAACTAGGGGTCATAGCCTTTCTATGGATTCTTCTTCTACAAATACTCCTCCAACTGTGGTACCTGATAGCTACTGGGAAGAGAAATGGAGAGTTTTgcataaagaaaaaggaaataagcTAAGTGCTGGGGGAGATCAAGTTCCAAATCGCAGAAACGGTTGGTCAGAAAGAGTAAGACTCCACTTGTCTAGGACTGAATCCGATCCTTCCCCATcaaagaaaaatgaaagaaCCAAAATTCCAAAGCCATTTGTCAGGAGAAGTTTGTTGGATGATCTTGCACGGAAGCTTGGAGCAGATGAAGATACTAAAGAGGATACAGTGTCTGATGCAGATGTTGGCATCGGGGGTTCAGTGGATGTCAACAGAGAAGATGTAACTGATAAAAACTATGAGAGTTCATCAAGTGCTGCTGGGAGTGAAGACAATTCTTCCAATTTCTCAGAGCCTTCTGGTCCTATTCATAGAAGTAGTGATAATGTGAACGAAGTAGAAAGAAGTAGTGTTGCATCAAACTCATCAATGGATGAAAATGATGCTCGGATATGTGTTAATGGTCCTGAATGCTCCCCTCTGCCTGTCTCGAATCCAtttgatgaaaatgaaaatgatactCAGATGTGTGTAGATAATCCTGAATGCTCCCATGTATATGTCTCAAGCCACCATGACGGCGGCTCATCAAAATCAGCAGGAAATGATGAGGCTGTAGGGAAATTAGCTACAGGGATAAAGGAGATTAAACATCTATCTGGGAAGTTTCAGTGGTTATGGAAGTTTGGAAGGAATGTGAACGAGGGCACATCTGTGAGAACTGTTCCTGAGGATGCAAAAGCTTGCAGTAACGGAATTGACCAGAacaattttgttgatatttccACTGCCGATGGGTGTAACTGCTCATCTGAAACCAGCAAGGGGGAGACAGTGGACCAAAATTTGAGGGTTAGTTGGAAGAATATTGGTCAATCCATGATTGAGAACATTCAG GTGC